In Ammospiza caudacuta isolate bAmmCau1 chromosome 30, bAmmCau1.pri, whole genome shotgun sequence, one DNA window encodes the following:
- the LOC131569436 gene encoding atypical chemokine receptor 1-like yields the protein MGNCVPVTPGILETASSLDLEEIMGDLSYDDNTSSNDTLLDYGAAPCHNHFCPLFQRVAPPFLAATSVAAALATGALLVALAKRPQAWRWPQSRALVAQLALGTALFAALLPALAAGAARGWHLGTGLCRLTHLLWHWSVFAQALLVASGSCSTAWARWDPRSRRLAVALWASALLLAAPAALVSGVAAGTACVRRAVGILAPLYVLHLALCLCLLLLLPAALLLAALAVPRLRGNGAGLAWLFLGLWAPYGAGLAAELLLQAGLLQPTCGSFERFDTALGLSEALGVLHCGLGPLALLLGRSCRRHVGAAGGC from the exons ATGGGCAACTGTGTCCCCGTG ACCCCCGGCATCCTGGAGACCGCGAGCTCCCTGGACCTGGAGGAAATCATGGGCGACCTCTCCTACGACGACAACACCTCCAGCAACGACACCCTCCTGGATTACGGCGCCGCGCCGTGCCACAACCACTTCTGTCCCCTCTTCCAGCGCGTCGCCCCCCCTTTCCTGGCCGCCACCAGCGTCGCGGCCGCGCTGGCCACCGGCGCCTTGCTGGTGGCCCTGGCCAAGCGTCCCCAAGCGTGGCGGTGGCCGCAGAGCCGGGCGCTGGTGGCGCAGCTGGCGCTGGGCACGGCGCTGTTCGCGGCGCTGCTGCCCGCGctggcggcgggcgcggcgcggggTTGGCACCTGGGCACGGGGCTGTGCCGCCTCACGCACCTCCTGTGGCACTGGAGCGTCTTCGCCCAGGCGCTGCTGGTGGCCAGCGGCTCCTGCAGCACCGCCTGGGCTCGCTGGGACCCGCGGAGCCGCCGCTTGGCCGTGGCACTGTGGGCATCGGCGCTGCTCTTGGCCGCTCCGGCCGCGCTGGTCAGCGGGGTGGCAGCGGGCACCGCGTGTGTCCGGCGCGCCGTGGGCATCCTGGCACCGCTGTACGTGCTGCACCTGGcgctgtgcctgtgcctgctgctgctgctgcccgcgGCGTTGCTGCTGGCCGCGCTGGCCGTGCCGCGCCTCAGGGGGAACGGAGCCGGGCTCGCCTGGCTcttcctggggctctgggcGCCCTACGGAGCGGGGCTGGCCGcggagctcctgctgcaggccgggctgctccagcccaccTGCGGCTCCTTCGAGCGCTTCGACACGGCGCTGGGGCTGAGCGAGGCGCTGGGCGTGCTGCACTGCGGCCTCGGGCCCCTGGCGCTGCTGCTCGGCCGGAGCTGCCGCCGCCATGTGGGTGCTGCCGGGGGCTGCTGA
- the LOC131569437 gene encoding serum amyloid P-component-like — protein MGLLQLWLPVLAVLTGMVAQEDLYRKVFVFRKDPSDAYVVLQAQLEQPLRNFTVCLRSYTDLSRPHSLFSYATKGQDNEILLFKPKPEEYRFYVGGKFVTFRVPEGRREWEHVCASWESSTGIAEFWLNGKPWPRKGLQRGYTVGATAAILLGQEQDSFGGGFDLYNSFSGELTDVYLWDAGLSPDKMRAAFLSLRLPPALLAWNSLSYQVKGDVVVKQRLREVLGA, from the exons ATgggcctcctgcagctctggctgcccgTCCTGGCCGTGCTCACAGGGATGGTGGCCCAGGAAG ACCTGTACCGAAAGGTGTTCGTGTTCCGGAAGGATCCCAGCGACGCCTACGTGGTGCTGCAGgcgcagctggagcagcccctgcgCAACTTCACCGTGTGCCTGCGCTCCTACACCGACCTCAGCCGGCCCCACAGCCTCTTCTCCTACGCCACCAAAGGCCAGGACAACGAGATCCTGCTCTTCAAGCCCAAACCCGAGGAGTACCGCTTCTACGTGGGGGGAAAGTTTGTCACCTTCCGCGTCCCCGAGGGCCGCAGGGAGTGGGAGCACGTCTGCGCCAGCTGGGAATCCTCCACGGGCATCGCCGAGTTCTGGCTCAACGGGAAGCCCTGGCCgaggaaggggctgcagaggggctaCACGGTGGGGGCCACGGCTGCCatcctgctgggacaggagcaggacagTTTTGGGGGTGGCTTTGACCTCTACAACTCCTTCTCAGGGGAGCTGACCGACGTTTACCTGTGGGACGCGGGGCTGTCGCCGGATAAGATGCGCGCGGCCTTCCTGTCCCTGCGCCTGCCGCCCGCGCTGCTGGCCTGGAACAGCCTCAGCTACCAGGTCAAGGGAGATGTGGTGGTGAAACAGCGGCTCCGGGAGGTGCTGGGGGCCTGA
- the LOC131569438 gene encoding C-reactive protein-like isoform X2: MGPLWLCLLILTALFGPTAPQESQSAHVQVTATLEKPLNNFTVCLKSYTDLSRPYSLFSYATKKQSNEILLFKPKPGQYDFNVGNQFLSFRMPENLGEVEHVCVSWESSTGIVSFWLNGKPWPRKGLQKGYTVGVPASIVLGQDQDSFGGGFDAKQSLVGEISSVYMWDMGISTTEVVSALYDTPGQTPLFGWNNFPYKTVGEVYLKP, encoded by the exons ATGGGGCCGCTGTGGCTctgcctcctcatcctcaccgcGCTCTTCGGTCCCACGGCCCCACAAG AGTCCCAAAGCGCCCACGTGCAGGTGACAGCAACGCTGGAGAAGCCCCTGAACAACTTCACCGTGTGCCTCAAATCCTACACCGACCTCAGCCGGCCCTACAGCCTCTTCTCCTACGCCACCAAAAAACAGAGCAACGAGATCCTGCTCTTCAAGCCCAAACCTGGCCAGTACGACTTCAACGTGGGCAACCAGTTCTTGTCCTTCAGGATGCCTGAAAACCTCGGGGAGGTCGAGCACGTCTGTGTCAGCTGGGAATCCTCCACGGGCATCGTGAGCTTCTGGCTCAACGGGAAGCCCTGGCCCAGGAAGGGGCTGCAAAAAGGATACACGGTGGGAGTGCCAGCATCCATCGTGCTGGGGCAGGACCAGGACAGCTTTGGGGGTGGTTTTGATGCCAAGCAGTCCTTGGTGGGGGAGATTTCATCCGTGTACATGTGGGACATGGGGATCTCCACCACGGAGGTGGTGTCGGCCCTGTATGACACACCTGGCCAAACCCCCCTTTTTGGCTGGAACAATTTCCCCTACAAGACCGTGGGAGAGGTGTACCTGAAGCCCTGA
- the LOC131569438 gene encoding mucosal pentraxin-like isoform X1 has translation MGPLWLCLLILTALFGPTAPQDLGSSVFVFPRESQSAHVQVTATLEKPLNNFTVCLKSYTDLSRPYSLFSYATKKQSNEILLFKPKPGQYDFNVGNQFLSFRMPENLGEVEHVCVSWESSTGIVSFWLNGKPWPRKGLQKGYTVGVPASIVLGQDQDSFGGGFDAKQSLVGEISSVYMWDMGISTTEVVSALYDTPGQTPLFGWNNFPYKTVGEVYLKP, from the exons ATGGGGCCGCTGTGGCTctgcctcctcatcctcaccgcGCTCTTCGGTCCCACGGCCCCACAAG ACCTGGGCAGCTCGGTGTTTGTGTTCCCCCGAGAGTCCCAAAGCGCCCACGTGCAGGTGACAGCAACGCTGGAGAAGCCCCTGAACAACTTCACCGTGTGCCTCAAATCCTACACCGACCTCAGCCGGCCCTACAGCCTCTTCTCCTACGCCACCAAAAAACAGAGCAACGAGATCCTGCTCTTCAAGCCCAAACCTGGCCAGTACGACTTCAACGTGGGCAACCAGTTCTTGTCCTTCAGGATGCCTGAAAACCTCGGGGAGGTCGAGCACGTCTGTGTCAGCTGGGAATCCTCCACGGGCATCGTGAGCTTCTGGCTCAACGGGAAGCCCTGGCCCAGGAAGGGGCTGCAAAAAGGATACACGGTGGGAGTGCCAGCATCCATCGTGCTGGGGCAGGACCAGGACAGCTTTGGGGGTGGTTTTGATGCCAAGCAGTCCTTGGTGGGGGAGATTTCATCCGTGTACATGTGGGACATGGGGATCTCCACCACGGAGGTGGTGTCGGCCCTGTATGACACACCTGGCCAAACCCCCCTTTTTGGCTGGAACAATTTCCCCTACAAGACCGTGGGAGAGGTGTACCTGAAGCCCTGA
- the DUSP23 gene encoding dual specificity protein phosphatase 23, which produces MGALEPPNFSWVVEGRLAGLAMPREPGHYRYLRERGVRHLVSLTERAPPHHGCCPQIQLHRLRIADFTPPSPEQIQSFLQIVEEANGRGEAVAVHCMLGHGRTGTLLACYLCKEQHLAGGDAIREIRRLRPGSIETSEQEEAVLHFCQCLGAGKES; this is translated from the exons ATGGGTGCATTGGAGCCCCCCAATTTCTCGTGGGTGGTCGAGGGGCGGCTGGCGGGGCTGGCGATGCCGCGGGAGCCGGGGCACTACCGGTACCTGCGGGAGCGCGGCGTGCGACACCTGGTGTCCCTGACGGAGCGGGCCCCGCCGCACCACGGCTGCTGTCCCCAAATCCAGCTGCACCGGCTCCGCATCGCCGACTTCACCCCGCCGAGCCCCGAGCAGATCCAGAGCTTCCTGCAGATCGTGGAGGAGGCCAATGGCCGCGGCGAG gccgTGGCAGTGCACTGCATGCTGGGCCATGGCAGGACTGGCACGCTGCTGGCCTGTTACCTGTGCaaggagcagcacctggcaggGGGCGATGCCATCCGTGAGATCCGGCGCCTCCGGCCCGGCTCCATCGAGACCTCAGAGCAGGAAGAGGCCGTGCTCCACTTCTGCCAGTGCCTGGG CGCTGGCAAGGAGAGCTGA